Proteins from a single region of Streptomyces spectabilis:
- the otnK gene encoding 3-oxo-tetronate kinase, producing the protein MLGVIADDVTGASDVALSLREGGLRTVLYFGVPGPDVTPPDGCGAVVIALKSRMAAPERAVASSLEALRRLRAHGARRVYFKFCSTFDSTADGNLGPVLDALADALDVPVVLLTPSSPRHGRTQYEGHLFVNGVPLAESPMRHHPVTPMTDSSLPRLLRAQTQRPVGLLRWDTVRAGAAAVRAAVDEAATRGVRYLLADALDDGDLRTLGSVAADAPLTAGAAGLAEGLAPAVPAGGGAAAYEEADPSAVHPAAVLCGSCSARTLEQLDALRAADRPTYRLDPVAEPDPAVLAERALAWYDALPTGSSRGAPAFHSSVPPHELRAIQRHLGAERAAAVLEEATGRVAAGLVARGVRRVIAAGGETSGAVVAALGVTGALVGRAAAPGVPWIHPTSGPRIALLLKSGNFGGPDFLATASGPPQDPSPHGRRQGARP; encoded by the coding sequence GTGCTCGGAGTGATCGCGGACGATGTGACCGGGGCGAGCGATGTCGCCCTGAGCCTGCGCGAGGGCGGCCTTCGCACCGTCCTGTACTTCGGCGTGCCGGGCCCCGACGTGACTCCGCCGGACGGCTGCGGAGCAGTGGTCATCGCGCTCAAGAGCCGCATGGCCGCACCCGAGCGGGCCGTCGCGTCGTCGCTCGAGGCGCTGCGCCGCCTGCGCGCGCACGGGGCGCGGCGGGTCTACTTCAAGTTCTGCTCGACCTTCGACTCCACTGCGGACGGAAATCTCGGGCCGGTCCTCGACGCGCTCGCCGACGCCCTGGACGTGCCGGTCGTCCTTCTCACGCCCAGCTCGCCGCGGCACGGCCGCACCCAGTACGAAGGACACCTCTTCGTGAACGGCGTGCCGTTGGCCGAGTCCCCGATGCGGCACCACCCGGTGACGCCGATGACGGATTCCTCCCTGCCCCGGCTGCTGCGCGCCCAGACGCAGCGGCCGGTCGGGCTCCTCCGGTGGGACACCGTGCGCGCGGGCGCGGCGGCGGTCCGCGCGGCCGTCGACGAGGCGGCGACGCGCGGCGTGCGCTATCTGCTGGCGGACGCCCTCGACGACGGCGACCTGCGCACGCTCGGCAGCGTGGCCGCCGACGCACCGCTGACCGCCGGTGCGGCCGGGCTGGCCGAGGGGCTCGCCCCGGCGGTCCCGGCGGGCGGCGGCGCGGCCGCGTACGAGGAGGCGGATCCGTCGGCCGTCCACCCCGCGGCCGTGCTCTGCGGCAGCTGCTCGGCGCGCACCCTGGAGCAGCTCGACGCGCTGCGCGCCGCGGACCGGCCGACGTACCGGCTCGACCCCGTCGCCGAGCCGGATCCCGCCGTCCTGGCCGAGCGGGCCCTCGCCTGGTACGACGCGCTGCCGACCGGCTCGTCGCGGGGCGCGCCCGCCTTCCACTCCTCCGTGCCGCCCCACGAACTGCGCGCCATCCAGCGGCACTTGGGGGCCGAGCGGGCCGCCGCCGTCCTGGAGGAGGCCACCGGCCGCGTCGCCGCCGGGCTCGTGGCGCGCGGGGTGCGGCGCGTGATCGCGGCGGGCGGCGAGACGTCTGGCGCCGTGGTGGCCGCGCTCGGCGTCACCGGCGCCCTGGTCGGCCGGGCCGCCGCGCCCGGTGTGCCCTGGATCCACCCCACGTCGGGGCCCCGGATCGCGCTCCTCCTCAAGTCCGGCAACTTCGGCGGCCCCGACTTCCTCGCCACCGCCTCCGGACCGCCACAGGACCCCTCCCCGCACGGACGACGTCAAGGAGCCCGCCCATGA
- a CDS encoding TRAP transporter large permease subunit, whose translation MNAILALVAFIGVIIVWNVAFKRNIGEAMVLGFLASAAFGGADAPRVAWDSLVAGLQSEITFAALAFVFVSELLTRTGLVHRMIDILSSLLGRRRGGSAYAATVASGLFGAVAHNGAAIVATVGSLAIPWMKRSRASGETAALVLSGNAGVGATFPFSGAFFVLLAAPTVLPVLSSSDVVGTLFVTGAWMVAMRLVVAYAIVRWRGVGTMAAQDIRPLRASFGAGWTSLLVLAAVAVPVLLTSGPVGDWATDRLGGLDTTDAVPLLVWLPVVMLVAGLLVERRTLPHGGGAWWRLLGEVGPQLGLVGVTMVSAFAASEVLDRLGLGAELTPYLEDLRDVPPLVAALVVGLILVIVAGPLNTTSTLAAVGPVAFAALTASGVPAHVAFAAVIVWASSEGCSPPGAAPLYVAAGIADIDPVRIFLPVALYYLVPTYVFGVLIATGVLWIPG comes from the coding sequence ATGAACGCGATCCTCGCCCTGGTGGCGTTCATCGGCGTCATCATCGTGTGGAACGTGGCGTTCAAGCGGAACATCGGCGAGGCCATGGTCCTCGGGTTCCTCGCGAGCGCCGCTTTCGGGGGCGCGGACGCGCCGCGCGTGGCCTGGGACAGCCTGGTCGCGGGCCTGCAGTCGGAGATCACGTTCGCGGCGCTCGCGTTCGTGTTCGTCAGCGAACTCCTCACCCGCACCGGGCTCGTGCACCGCATGATCGACATCCTCAGCTCGCTGCTCGGCCGCCGCCGCGGCGGCTCCGCGTACGCGGCGACGGTCGCCTCCGGCCTCTTCGGCGCCGTGGCGCACAACGGCGCGGCGATCGTGGCCACCGTCGGCTCCCTGGCCATCCCGTGGATGAAGCGCTCGCGGGCCAGCGGGGAGACGGCCGCCCTCGTCCTGTCCGGGAACGCCGGGGTCGGCGCGACCTTCCCCTTCAGCGGCGCGTTCTTCGTGCTGCTCGCCGCGCCGACGGTGCTGCCCGTCCTGTCCTCGTCCGACGTCGTCGGCACGCTGTTCGTCACGGGGGCGTGGATGGTGGCGATGCGCCTGGTCGTCGCGTACGCGATCGTGCGGTGGCGGGGCGTGGGCACCATGGCCGCGCAGGACATCCGGCCGCTGCGCGCGTCGTTCGGCGCGGGCTGGACCTCGCTGCTCGTCCTGGCCGCCGTGGCGGTGCCCGTGCTGTTGACGTCGGGGCCCGTCGGCGACTGGGCCACGGACCGGCTCGGCGGGCTCGACACCACCGACGCGGTGCCGCTGCTCGTGTGGCTGCCGGTCGTGATGCTGGTCGCCGGGCTCCTGGTGGAGCGCCGTACGCTGCCGCACGGCGGCGGCGCCTGGTGGCGGCTCCTCGGCGAGGTCGGTCCGCAGCTCGGCCTGGTGGGGGTGACCATGGTGTCCGCGTTCGCCGCGTCCGAGGTCCTGGACCGGCTCGGCCTCGGCGCGGAACTCACCCCGTACCTGGAGGACCTGCGGGACGTGCCGCCGCTGGTGGCGGCGCTCGTCGTGGGCCTGATCCTGGTGATCGTGGCGGGCCCCCTCAACACCACCTCCACGCTCGCGGCCGTCGGCCCCGTCGCCTTCGCCGCGCTCACCGCCTCCGGGGTCCCCGCGCACGTGGCCTTCGCCGCGGTCATCGTCTGGGCCTCGTCGGAAGGCTGCTCGCCGCCGGGCGCCGCCCCGCTGTACGTCGCCGCGGGCATCGCCGACATCGACCCCGTCCGCATCTTCCTGCCCGTCGCCCTCTACTACCTGGTGCCGACGTACGTCTTCGGCGTCCTCATCGCCACGGGCGTCCTGTGGATCCCGGGCTGA
- a CDS encoding molybdopterin-dependent oxidoreductase, giving the protein MTLPPGQRAVDGFPRFGSHLHRPPPPVPADPVIEIGGALSEAVTLTAKDLAELPRQELGADFHCVAGWSATGLVWEGVAFDAFYRTRVEPLVPAGAAITHVVFEGFDGYRSVALLQDALAEDVLIADRLDGRPLDGDHGAPVRLVSPSQYGFVSTKHLCRITFHTSAPPDPDRWNPIAAHSRGRVWQEERHRYLPGRVVRPVYRGLIGPIRRLSARGSRP; this is encoded by the coding sequence ATGACGCTTCCCCCAGGCCAACGTGCCGTCGACGGATTCCCGCGCTTCGGTTCGCACCTTCACCGGCCGCCGCCTCCCGTCCCGGCGGACCCGGTGATCGAGATCGGGGGAGCCCTGAGCGAGGCCGTGACCCTCACCGCGAAGGACCTCGCGGAGCTGCCGCGCCAGGAGCTCGGAGCCGACTTCCACTGCGTCGCCGGATGGTCGGCGACCGGTCTGGTGTGGGAGGGAGTCGCGTTCGACGCCTTCTACCGCACCCGGGTCGAACCGCTGGTCCCGGCGGGCGCCGCGATCACCCACGTCGTGTTCGAAGGCTTCGACGGCTACCGGTCGGTCGCCTTGCTCCAGGACGCCCTGGCCGAGGACGTGCTCATCGCCGATCGGCTCGACGGGCGGCCGCTGGACGGCGACCACGGCGCGCCGGTGCGCCTGGTCAGCCCCAGCCAGTACGGCTTCGTCAGCACCAAGCACCTCTGCCGCATCACGTTCCACACCTCCGCGCCGCCGGACCCCGACCGGTGGAATCCCATCGCCGCCCACAGCCGCGGAAGGGTCTGGCAGGAGGAACGGCACCGCTACCTTCCCGGCCGGGTGGTGCGGCCGGTGTACCGGGGGCTGATCGGGCCGATCCGCAGGCTCAGTGCCCGAGGCAGCCGCCCGTAG
- a CDS encoding YceI family protein, translating into MSISTELSELTGEYVIDPAHTRIGFVARHTMSTRVRGQFAEFGGGARLDGGDPSRSSAQLTIHARSIQTRNQQRDDLLCGKFLDVDNHPAITFTSAHVRHVDGARYKVAGDLTIRGVTAPVTLDVELTTAAPAPEGDFRVGFTGSATINRRDWGVNWNSMTALMVGPKVTLEFDVTAVRTS; encoded by the coding sequence ATGTCCATCAGCACCGAACTCAGCGAGCTGACCGGTGAGTACGTCATCGACCCCGCGCACACCCGGATCGGGTTCGTCGCCCGGCACACGATGTCCACGCGGGTGCGCGGGCAGTTCGCCGAGTTCGGGGGCGGCGCCCGACTGGACGGCGGCGATCCGTCGCGGTCCAGCGCCCAGCTCACGATCCACGCCAGGAGCATCCAGACCCGCAACCAGCAGCGCGACGACCTGCTGTGCGGGAAGTTCCTCGACGTGGACAACCACCCGGCCATCACCTTCACCTCGGCCCATGTGCGCCACGTCGACGGCGCCCGCTACAAGGTCGCGGGCGATCTGACCATCCGGGGCGTGACCGCACCCGTCACCCTGGACGTCGAGCTGACCACCGCCGCGCCCGCCCCCGAGGGCGACTTCCGGGTCGGCTTCACGGGCAGTGCCACGATCAACCGCCGCGACTGGGGCGTGAACTGGAACAGCATGACCGCCCTCATGGTCGGCCCGAAGGTGACGCTGGAGTTCGACGTGACGGCAGTACGCACGTCCTGA
- a CDS encoding GntR family transcriptional regulator yields the protein MATTRPSARQPLADKMYEVLLGQFMDGLWSPGQPLNIGALSRDLDVSQTPLREALARLEHTGLVRREALKGYRVAPLFTERELIKLMDARLVLEPAMVHEAARRTTPEFLAELKESIEELKRCAAAPRSASVRSYWAADERFHLRIAAQCDNPFLESAYRSLGGHVQRFRLFTELGSSEAESPAREHLAVYEAMASGDAEGAAKRMRQHIENAKARALSDRQAVAAD from the coding sequence ATGGCTACGACGCGCCCGTCGGCACGGCAACCCCTGGCCGACAAGATGTACGAGGTGCTGCTGGGGCAGTTCATGGACGGCCTGTGGTCGCCGGGCCAGCCCCTCAACATCGGGGCGCTCTCCCGCGACCTGGACGTCAGTCAGACGCCGCTGCGCGAGGCCCTCGCCCGCCTGGAACACACGGGCCTCGTACGGCGCGAGGCGCTCAAGGGCTACCGCGTCGCCCCGCTCTTCACCGAGCGCGAGCTGATCAAGCTGATGGACGCGCGGCTCGTCCTGGAACCGGCGATGGTGCACGAGGCCGCGCGCCGCACCACGCCGGAGTTCCTGGCGGAGCTCAAGGAGAGCATCGAGGAGCTCAAGCGCTGTGCGGCCGCGCCCCGTTCGGCCTCGGTCCGCTCCTACTGGGCCGCCGACGAACGCTTCCACCTGCGCATCGCGGCCCAGTGCGACAACCCGTTCCTGGAGAGCGCCTACCGCTCCCTGGGCGGCCACGTCCAGCGCTTCCGTCTCTTCACGGAACTGGGCTCGTCCGAGGCCGAGTCACCGGCGCGCGAGCACCTGGCCGTCTACGAGGCGATGGCGTCGGGGGACGCGGAGGGCGCGGCGAAGCGGATGCGCCAGCACATCGAGAACGCGAAGGCCCGCGCTCTGAGCGACCGTCAGGCGGTGGCGGCCGACTGA
- a CDS encoding hydroxypyruvate isomerase family protein — translation MAAGARAAGPSPTGSPRHAPGPLRLGAGPKAPLLAANLKWLFTELPFERRFEAAAAAGFAGVEYAAPYPYPPTRLRALLGDAGLRQVLINSPAGEPGSPERSGVACHPGRATDFRAGIERGLEYATELGAGLLHVLAGIVPQDVSGERAFATYVTNIAWAAERAHGTGVRLVIEAQNGRDAPGYFLGAQARAAAVAEAVGRDRVGLLLDLYHAQVAEGDLIRTLRTHLPYAAHLQIADPPDRTEPGTGEIRWPRVAAALREAGYEGWIGCEYAPVEGTVPGLGWVAEVAESAEVTP, via the coding sequence ATGGCCGCCGGGGCGCGGGCGGCGGGCCCATCGCCGACCGGGTCGCCACGGCACGCTCCGGGACCGCTGCGGCTCGGCGCCGGGCCGAAGGCGCCGCTCCTGGCGGCCAATCTCAAGTGGCTCTTCACCGAGCTGCCCTTCGAGCGGCGCTTCGAGGCGGCGGCCGCCGCGGGCTTCGCCGGGGTCGAGTACGCCGCGCCCTATCCGTATCCGCCGACGCGGCTGCGCGCGCTGCTCGGGGACGCGGGCCTTCGCCAAGTGCTCATCAACTCCCCGGCGGGAGAGCCCGGTTCGCCGGAGCGGTCGGGGGTGGCCTGCCATCCGGGGCGCGCGACGGACTTCCGCGCGGGGATCGAGCGCGGCCTGGAGTACGCCACCGAGTTGGGCGCCGGGCTCCTGCACGTGCTGGCCGGGATCGTGCCGCAGGACGTGAGCGGGGAGCGGGCGTTCGCCACGTACGTCACGAACATCGCCTGGGCGGCCGAGCGCGCGCACGGCACCGGGGTGCGGCTCGTGATCGAGGCGCAGAACGGCCGTGACGCGCCCGGCTACTTCCTGGGCGCCCAGGCCCGGGCGGCGGCCGTCGCGGAGGCGGTGGGGCGCGACCGGGTGGGCCTGCTGCTCGACCTGTACCACGCGCAGGTCGCCGAGGGGGATCTGATCCGCACGCTGCGCACGCATCTGCCGTACGCCGCGCACCTCCAGATCGCCGACCCGCCCGACCGCACCGAGCCGGGCACCGGCGAGATCCGGTGGCCGCGCGTCGCCGCCGCCCTGCGCGAAGCCGGTTACGAGGGCTGGATCGGGTGCGAGTACGCGCCGGTGGAGGGCACCGTGCCGGGGCTCGGCTGGGTGGCGGAGGTCGCGGAGTCGGCGGAGGTGACGCCATGA
- a CDS encoding class II aldolase/adducin family protein translates to MTTAPAPAPAHPSHAAGRAAVVATARALAARGLVHGRTGNVSLRTGDGRILVTATGADLSAVGPRDLSLLDADGGHLDGPPPSKEAFLHAAVLRARPDARAVVHTHSPHATAVSCLNGLDPDDALPPLTAYYALRVGRLPLVPYFAPGDRRLAAAAGERARTDAALLLRHHGPVVAAPGLDAALDAVEELEQTARIFLLLRGADHARLTEEQRGALRPRPPRPVALFSALAIKKALDDTVLEAFTSTTGIDVDGVYEPTNVLLRQIEGGARPDVLVGVTGALEKLAASGVLSAPSLRPLARVGIGVAVPPGAPAVDIATTEALVRALTSARSVAYSRTGASGVAFAALLERLGIADEVNSRATVVEKGFTALAVTDGRADLAVQQLSELRFVPRARVVGPFPEEVQHYTDLSVALGADAVDRAGAGSLLRHLTSAPARAAYRAAGLEDPRR, encoded by the coding sequence ATGACCACCGCCCCCGCACCCGCACCCGCTCACCCGTCGCACGCGGCCGGGCGCGCGGCCGTCGTCGCCACCGCCCGCGCCCTGGCCGCACGCGGCCTCGTGCACGGCCGCACCGGCAACGTGTCGCTGCGTACCGGCGACGGCCGGATCCTCGTCACCGCGACCGGCGCCGACCTGTCGGCCGTCGGCCCCCGGGACCTGTCGCTTCTCGACGCCGACGGCGGCCACCTCGACGGGCCGCCGCCGTCTAAGGAGGCGTTCCTGCACGCCGCCGTGTTGCGCGCCCGCCCCGACGCGCGCGCCGTCGTCCACACGCACTCCCCGCACGCCACCGCCGTGTCCTGCCTCAACGGCCTGGACCCCGACGACGCGCTGCCCCCGCTCACCGCCTACTACGCGCTGCGCGTCGGACGGCTACCGCTCGTGCCGTACTTCGCGCCCGGCGACCGGCGGCTCGCGGCCGCGGCCGGGGAACGCGCCCGTACGGACGCCGCGCTGCTGCTGCGCCATCACGGCCCGGTCGTGGCGGCTCCCGGCCTCGACGCGGCGCTCGACGCCGTGGAGGAGCTGGAGCAGACCGCGCGGATATTCCTGCTCCTGCGCGGGGCCGACCACGCCCGCCTCACCGAGGAGCAGCGCGGCGCGCTGCGGCCCCGACCACCGCGCCCTGTCGCCCTGTTCAGCGCCCTCGCCATCAAGAAGGCCCTGGACGACACCGTCCTGGAGGCGTTCACCAGCACGACCGGCATCGACGTCGACGGCGTGTACGAGCCCACGAACGTCCTGCTCCGGCAGATCGAGGGCGGCGCGCGGCCCGACGTGCTCGTCGGCGTGACCGGAGCCCTGGAGAAACTGGCCGCCTCCGGGGTGCTCAGCGCGCCCTCGCTGCGCCCCCTGGCCCGGGTGGGGATCGGCGTGGCCGTGCCGCCGGGCGCGCCCGCCGTGGACATCGCCACCACCGAAGCGCTCGTACGGGCGCTGACGTCGGCGCGCTCGGTGGCGTACTCCCGCACCGGCGCGAGCGGAGTGGCGTTCGCCGCCCTCCTCGAACGGCTCGGCATCGCGGACGAGGTCAACTCCCGCGCCACCGTGGTCGAGAAGGGCTTCACGGCGCTCGCGGTGACGGACGGGCGCGCCGACCTGGCCGTGCAGCAGCTGAGCGAGCTGCGCTTCGTGCCGCGGGCGCGCGTGGTCGGGCCGTTCCCCGAAGAGGTCCAGCACTACACCGACCTGTCGGTCGCCCTCGGCGCGGACGCCGTGGACCGTGCCGGGGCCGGGTCGCTCCTGCGCCATCTCACCTCCGCCCCGGCGCGCGCCGCCTACCGGGCGGCCGGTCTGGAGGACCCGCGCCGATGA
- a CDS encoding phosphoglycerate dehydrogenase: MPDDGSYVLVTTAYLEPGGEVDQLLRTAGLRTRFARPDDRRATGLSLRAAVADAGAVGIVAGTDPFTAEVIEASPGLRVIGRCGAGYDNVDVAAATRRGIAVTHTPGVNRRSVAEYVLGLLVSCARGIPRSVADVRTGGWSQPSGRELAGATLGVVGLGSIGRTVARLGRALGMRVVGHDPCPDAGFLAETGVESLPLEAVLATADFVTLHLALDASTRHLIDGAALRRMRPGAYLINTARGGVVDEEALADAIAAGHLAGAALDVTEREPLPSDSRLRSFDNVLVTGHIAGATVQARARSGRSAAEQVVAVLSGRAPEHVVNPGWAAVRAGAR; this comes from the coding sequence ATGCCTGACGACGGCTCGTACGTGCTCGTGACCACGGCGTATCTCGAACCCGGCGGCGAGGTCGACCAGTTGCTGCGGACGGCGGGACTCCGCACCCGCTTCGCGCGGCCCGACGACCGGCGCGCGACGGGCCTCTCCTTGCGGGCGGCCGTGGCCGACGCGGGCGCGGTGGGCATCGTGGCGGGGACCGACCCCTTCACCGCGGAGGTGATCGAGGCCTCCCCCGGCCTCCGGGTCATCGGCCGCTGCGGCGCCGGATACGACAACGTGGACGTGGCCGCGGCCACCCGGCGCGGCATCGCCGTGACCCACACCCCCGGCGTGAACCGCCGGTCCGTCGCGGAGTACGTGCTCGGCCTCCTGGTGAGCTGCGCGCGGGGCATTCCGCGCAGCGTCGCCGACGTACGGACGGGCGGCTGGTCGCAGCCCAGCGGGCGGGAGCTGGCGGGCGCCACGCTCGGCGTCGTCGGGCTCGGCTCGATCGGCCGGACCGTCGCGCGGCTCGGCCGGGCCCTCGGGATGCGGGTGGTGGGCCACGACCCGTGCCCGGACGCCGGGTTCCTCGCCGAGACCGGGGTCGAAAGCCTGCCGCTGGAAGCCGTCCTCGCCACGGCGGACTTCGTCACGCTGCACCTCGCCCTCGACGCCTCGACCCGCCATCTGATCGACGGCGCGGCACTGCGCCGGATGCGGCCGGGCGCGTACCTCATCAACACCGCGCGCGGCGGCGTCGTCGACGAGGAGGCCCTCGCCGACGCGATCGCCGCGGGACATCTCGCGGGCGCGGCCCTGGATGTGACGGAGCGTGAGCCGCTGCCGTCGGACTCCCGGCTGCGGTCGTTCGACAACGTCCTGGTCACCGGGCACATCGCGGGCGCGACCGTGCAGGCACGGGCGCGCTCCGGCCGTTCGGCGGCCGAGCAGGTGGTGGCGGTGCTTTCCGGGCGGGCGCCCGAGCACGTCGTCAATCCGGGCTGGGCCGCGGTGCGGGCGGGGGCACGGTGA